A genomic region of bacterium contains the following coding sequences:
- a CDS encoding integration host factor subunit alpha: MTKAEIIENVYTKIGFSKKESSDIVELVFNMMKETLEKGEKIKISGFGNFIVREKRPRVGRNPQTGEAIEISARRVLTFRPSQVLKQALNKGGKAAGDGGAANP; encoded by the coding sequence ATGACGAAGGCGGAAATCATCGAAAACGTCTACACCAAAATCGGTTTCTCAAAGAAGGAATCGAGCGACATCGTCGAGCTGGTCTTCAACATGATGAAGGAGACGCTCGAAAAGGGCGAGAAGATCAAGATCTCCGGGTTCGGCAATTTCATCGTGAGGGAAAAGCGACCCCGCGTTGGCCGCAATCCGCAGACCGGAGAGGCCATCGAGATCTCGGCGCGGCGGGTCCTCACGTTCCGCCCCAGCCAGGTCTTGAAACAGGCCTTGAACAAGGGCGGGAAGGCCGCCGGCGACGGCGGGGCGGCGAACCCCTAG